The Hymenobacter monticola genomic interval ATCGGGCAGCAAGGGCAAAGTATTGAAAAAAACGGGGCAGGCACCCGCGCCGGTGTCTTTCTATGAGCTGGCCAGCCAGCTCAGCAATGGCCAGGAACTGCCGTTTGCCCAACTAAAAGGCAAGAAAGTGCTGCTGGTGAACACCGCTTCCAACTGCGGCTACACCAACCAGTATGCGGAGCTTCAGCAGCTAGCCGAGCGTTTCCCCGACCAGCTGCTGGTGCTGGGCTTTCCGGCCAACGACTTTGCCGAGCAGGAAAAGGACGACGACCACACCATCAGCCAGTTCTGCCAGGTCAATTTCGGCGTTTCGTTTCCGCTCATGAAGAAGAGCGTGGTCGTGAAGCAGGCCGCGCAAAACCCCGTGTATCAATGGCTCACCAATGCCCGCCAGAACGGCTGGAACGAGCAAGCCCCGGATTGGAATTTCTCAAAATACCTCATCAGCGAGGACGGGCAGCTAACCCACTACTTCGGCCCGGCCGTGTCGCCGCTGAGCGAAGACATAACTGCTGGCATCACTACGCAACGTCGCTACTGAAATCGCCCGGCTATTGACTAGCAGTGCGTAACTCCTACTTCTTAAACGCTGGCGAGCGGTGGAGGCGAAAGCATGCATTGGCGAATGCTTATGCAGGCGCCAGTGGCTGTTCTGGAGGCAACTGCCCGAAAGAAAAAGCCTGGCCCAGGGCCAGGCTTTTTCTTTACCAAGGAAATGTGATGTCCCGGTGGTATTTATACCCCTGCCCACGGTTCACATCCATGTCAGAAAAACTACCAGGTGTCAAACCACTGTCCGTACCATTCCTGTAGTCAGCACTTTATGCGGCTTCCCTACTTATTCATTGCCCTGTTGCTGGTTACCTGCCCCATGCTGATGCAGGCCCAGACGCCCGCCGCCCGGCCCCGAATAGGGCTTACGCTGGGCGGCGGCGGGGCGCGGGGGCTGGCCCACATCGGGCTGCTCAAGGCGCTGGACTCGGCCCAGGTGCGGGTCGATTACGTGTCGGGCACCAGCATGGGGGCCGTGGTGGGCGCGCTCTACGCCGAGGGCTACACCGGGGCCGAGATTGAGCGCATCGCGCAGGCCATCGACTGGAACGCGATGCTCAGCAACGCGACCCCGCTCGCGGCGCTCCCGCTGGCCGAGCGCGACGAGTCGGGCCGCTACATCGCCGAATTGCCGCTGACCAGGAAGGGCTTGCAGCTGCCGGGCGGGCTGCTGGAATCGCAGGAGCTGTGGCTGAAGCTGATCGAGCTGTACTTCCCGTTTTACCGCACCAAGAACTTCGACGACTTCGAACGCAAGTTTCGCTGCGTGGCCACCGACGTGGTGGCCGGCCAGCCGGTGGTGCTGCGGCAGGGCGAAATAGCCTCCGCCGTGCGCGCCAGCATGGCCATTCCGTCGGTTTTTTCGCCGGTCGAGTACCAGGGGCGCCGCCTGGTGGACGGGGGCGTGGTGCGCAATTTTCCGGTGTCGGAGGCGCAGGCAATGGGCGCCACCTACGTCATTGGCAGCAGCGTATCGGGCGAGGCCAACACGCAGGCCAGCCTGCGCAACGCGCTGGACATTCTGCTGCAAATCGCATTTTTCAAGGACAACGACGATTTCAAGCAGCAAAAGGCCCGCTGCAACCTCTACGTCGACTACCCGCTCGACGGCTTCGGGGTGGGTAGCTTCTCGTCGGGGCCCGCCATCATCGCCAGAGGCTTGGCAAGGGGCCGCGCCCTCTACCCGCGCCTGCGCGCCCTGCAGGACTCGCTCGATGCCAAGTATGGGCCGGTAGCGCCC includes:
- a CDS encoding glutathione peroxidase; this encodes MASFKQKILQLLYPLIMRLSKSGSKGKVLKKTGQAPAPVSFYELASQLSNGQELPFAQLKGKKVLLVNTASNCGYTNQYAELQQLAERFPDQLLVLGFPANDFAEQEKDDDHTISQFCQVNFGVSFPLMKKSVVVKQAAQNPVYQWLTNARQNGWNEQAPDWNFSKYLISEDGQLTHYFGPAVSPLSEDITAGITTQRRY